Below is a genomic region from Spirosoma radiotolerans.
AACGGTGGTGGCTATTTTGGCGTTAACTCGGCCCATCCGCTCGAAAACCCGAACTACTTCACCAACATACTCGAAATGGTTTCGCAGGTTCTGTTGCCCATTTCTATGCTGTTTGCGCTCGGATTTCTGATCAATCGTCGGCGGTTCACGTGGGTGGTTTATAGCGTAATGACCCTCGGTATGCTCTGTTTACTCATTCCGACGCTGATCACCGAAGTGCACGGAAATCCAGCCATCGCTCATTTGGGCGTTAGTCAGCCAACGGGTGCCATGGAAGGGAAAGAAGTGCGTTTCGGTCCGCTGGCTTCGGCCTATTGGAGTATCGTAACGACCATCATTTCGACCGGTTCGGTCAACTCCATGCACGATTCGTCGATGGCCCTTTCGGGTACGATGGAACTGCTCGGCATGATGACCAATGCCTTCTACGGTGGCTGTGGCGTTGGTTTCATGAACTACTATTACTACCTGATTATTGCCGTCTTCATTTCGGGGCTAATGGTTGGGCGGACGCCGGAATTTTTCGGTCGGAAAGTAGAGGCTCGCGAAATCAAAATTGCCTCCATCGTGGCGCTGCTGAGTACGTTGCTGGTGAAAGGCGGAACGGCCCTGGCGGCCTGGTTCCTGGTCAATTATCCCGACATCGCCAGTTGGAACGTGAAACCGTCGGCCTGGTTAAACAACCCCGCCAACCATGGTTTCACCGAGATACTGTACGAGTTCACATCGGCCAACGCCAACAACGGCTCCGGTTTTGAAGGGCTGGGCGACAATAACTTTTTCTGGAATTACGCAACGGGTATCGTGCTGATTCTGGGCCGGTTTATTCCAATCATTGGACCGGTGGCCATTGCTGGGCTTCTCGCTCAGAAGAAATACGTACCAGAATCGTCGGGAACGCTACCAACGGATACGGGTACCTTCGGCT
It encodes:
- the kdpA gene encoding potassium-transporting ATPase subunit KdpA, with protein sequence MSTELTGVVVMYGLTVLLAIPLGKYIANVFKPESANGPLERFIYRLGGIDPAREMSWKENLVALLTINAVWLAFAFTLLVLQGVLPLNPDGNPSMTPDLAFNTAISFMVNCDLQHYSGESGLTYLTQLLVINFLMFTSAATGMASLMLIVRSFLPKVVDTVGNFYVFFVKSITRVLLPISFVVAILLAFNGTPASFDGKDSVITMQGDTVAVSRGPAAGLIAIKHVGTNGGGYFGVNSAHPLENPNYFTNILEMVSQVLLPISMLFALGFLINRRRFTWVVYSVMTLGMLCLLIPTLITEVHGNPAIAHLGVSQPTGAMEGKEVRFGPLASAYWSIVTTIISTGSVNSMHDSSMALSGTMELLGMMTNAFYGGCGVGFMNYYYYLIIAVFISGLMVGRTPEFFGRKVEAREIKIASIVALLSTLLVKGGTALAAWFLVNYPDIASWNVKPSAWLNNPANHGFTEILYEFTSANANNGSGFEGLGDNNFFWNYATGIVLILGRFIPIIGPVAIAGLLAQKKYVPESSGTLPTDTGTFGLMTFAVILIITALSFFPALALGPLAEYFSLK